Sequence from the Thunnus maccoyii chromosome 11, fThuMac1.1, whole genome shotgun sequence genome:
GGGAAGAAATATGTCCTAAGAGAGGAGAATCCCTACTGTGTGAAATGTTATGAGAGCCTGTACTCCAACACCTGTGAGGAGTGCAAGAAGCCCATTGGCTGCAACACCAGGGTAGGGATGTCAcaaaatatactgaatataaaaAGCACTGCCACACTATCTCTGTATATCTCTCTGGGCTTCTCTGTCGTGAGCAAGTCTCTAACTGCTCATCTGATGTCCTCATAGGACCTGTCTTACAAGGACCGTCACTGGCATGAGGACTGTTTCAAGTGCTTCCAGTGCAAGCGCTCACTTGTGGACAAGCCCTTCTCCACCAAAGATGAACAGCTCCTCTGCACTGAGTGCTACTCCAATGAGTATTCCTCCAAGTGCCATGAGTGCAAGAAAACCATCATGCCAGGTAAGAAAAGTCACAAAGAGAGCAACAGATTTAAGTTAAGCACAACAGATAGCAAAAGATGCTCGATCATCACTCAATTTAAAATTCAATGTTTTGTACATTCTGAAAACTCTCTTTCAGATTATTTATATCACATCTATTAATACAACTTATTGGGCCAGTAAAAGATTCATCCACTTAATATTGCAGTACAAGTCAAAGTttgtataaatacagtacaagAATGGATTACAAACTTGTATCATTTTATGTAGTTCAGTTCACTAACCACTCAGGCTCCAGCACCAGAAATACTTCCAGTACACCTTTTGTGATTAAATGAAGTAATATGATAGATGGAGGTAGAATCAGTAGACCTACATCAAGTGTCACAATGGTGCATCTGTGAGTGGTTTACACATGACTGTCTTAAATATAAAGGATGACAAATGTGTCACATTATATGCACAAGAAACCTGCGCATGTCAGGACAGCTGTGCACAGCTTTCATTCAGGACATGTATGTTTCTATAGTTGTATTATGTGAATATGTAGTATCCTGACTGTGCTTATAGtccatatttttaaaagatcttttaattgatattttaagGGGTTATCTGTTGCTAAACAATATTAAATGTTTCCttttaatacagagaaaagtTTGAGGAAACATAAAAAGAGCATGGACTACATGACCAAAATCCAAAAGTTGGTAAAGTTGGAACAAGCTTTCCAGCAATGCATGCAGATGATATTTGAAATATCAAAAGAGGGATTAATAGGACAAAGTCTACTCTTCTAGGTTAAATTTGTGACTTTAACGTTGCCCCAAGTTGTTgtagtgtaataataataataatgataatagagCACAGAGAATATAGGTTAGGTATAACTGAGGATTGTCAACATACATGGACACTTTTTGTTTGTGCACACTGCCACAGTTGGGTGGAACATCAAAATGTACTAACATCATTTTGTTAAGAGAATTTCTGGTACATAATATGCAaactaaatgcatttaaattcaATCAGTCAGATTCAGTCAGAACATTGGTGCATAAAGAGGCAAATAGATTGATAGATTGTTTAATGACACAAAGGCAAGTACACAATTCTAAAACCTCAGTGAAGAAATACAGTGCATGGCAGATTATGAAACCATACATACTTGTACATACAGTCTGTGCCAGAACTTTCTTCAgctaaatgcaaacaaaactgAGATATATTTGGCTGTGTTTTGTACAAAAGAAGAGTGCCTGagagcttctctctctgtctctctgaaaaCCAAAAACTGAGTCAGAAATCTTGGACTCTTGGAGTGTTAAACTTTAACAGCCACAGTCAAATTAGTTACAAAGTCAGCATTGTACCATCTTAAAAACGCCACAAGAATCAGATGATTCGTGCCCAGGCAGGATTTAGAGAAGCTAATCATGCCTTCATTTCCAGCAGGTTAGATTGCAATAATGATCTTTTTTCAGGCCTCCTTAAAAAACTTTTAGGCAGCTTTACCTCACTCAGAATCTTGCTGCTGGAGTACTAACAAAGACCAAGAAAACTGAACATTACACCAGTTCTTAGGTCtttgcactggcttccagtaaGTCAGAGAATAGAGGTTAAAGTGCTGCTTGTCTATAAATCTCTCACTGGCTTAGGAccaaaatacatacaaaatcTGACTGTATTTTACCAAATGAACcatctctgcctctcagtcatCAAAGAGGTCTGCTAAAATGGAAAAGCAGAATTCAGTTACCATGCACAACAGAGCTGTGACCAGAGCATATTAGACTTGCTCCAACTTTGACCACCTTTAAATTCAGGTTAAAAACGTTTATGTTCTGCACTGCCTTTGACTGAACCTAAGTATTCATACATCTTTACCTATCCTGTCATTATGGATTTTTCATTTCCCTCAAAAGTTTCTTTATCTTCTTTTactttgcattttaatgttttatgccgttttccttttttcatgttttcatgcattatgtatgaaatgtgctgtacacGTAAACTTGCCCTGCCTTGCATtgctttacaaaacaaaaatgctaatACTAGAACTTCCGAGGACCATTACATCTTTCAATGAGCTCTTAGGACTGAGCAGATAATAAGAAACACTCAAAGAATAATATAACCTCTGACCTTTTAGGAAATTCCTCATATTTCTTCAGATGATACTGAAAAACCATAAAAGCTTGTTATTCCACAAATTGTACTGGTTGTTCTAAATGTAAAAGTTTTCTCATAAGATCATACAAACACTTCCAAAACATATAATCAAATGTCTAccctaagattttttttcatatttctcagtttttctcattttatttgcGTCCTTTCACTAACTTCAACCATCATATTCCCTCACTGTTATATGAAGGCTCCAGGAAGATGGAGCACAAGGGGAACAGCTGGCACGAGACCTGTTTCACTTGCCAGAGATGCCAGCAGCCTATTGGCACCAAGAGCTTCATCCCTAAGGACAGCCATAACTTCTGTGTGCCCTGCTATGAGAAGCAGTTTGCCATGCAGTGTGTGCACTGCAAGAAGGTAGAATGGCCAAATGTGCACATCACAAACTCAGAGAGAATGAGAAGTGGACCTCAATTATATTTCATTCTCACTTAAAGAGCCATGTTTACATGCATGAAAGTGTGACAATATGATAAATTTTGTTCCCTCTCATTAGCCCATCACCACTGGCGGAGTGACCTACCGTGAGCAGCCCTGGCACAAGGACTGCTTCCTGTGCACTAGCTGCAAGCAGCAGCTGTCTGGCCAGAGGTTTACCTCTAGAGATGATTTTGCCTATTGTCTCAACTGCTTCTGCAACCTCTATGCCAAGAAGTGTGCCTCTTGCACCACCCCCATTAGCGGTAATCACTAATTACTGCTGTCCCTGATTTTAACTTTAAGTTGTTTATAACATATATCTCTCTGATCTTGACTTTAActcttttttcactttcaggCCTCGGAGGCAGCAAGTACATTTCTTTTGAGGAGCGCCAATGGCACAATGACTGCTTCAACTGTAAGAAGTGCTCTGTGTCCCTGGTTGGCCGTGGTTTCCTCACCGAGCGTGACGACATCCTCTGCCCAGAGTGTGGCAAGGACATCTAATTTGGTCTGAGGGACGATAGATACATCTGACTGGACAGCCGTGTTATGatcaaaaaatgacaaagatacAATAAATAATATCTGAGCACAGAACATCTTTGCAACCTAGCATTGAATGTACATTGATATATGACATGAAATACAAACTACTAACAGTGTTATTTGGATTCAGAGCGTTTaaatgttttgagaaaaaaggcattactaataaaataaagagcaaCATGTTAGAAAGACATTGAAAGAAGCATTTTGAAACACCAATTCTACATTAATA
This genomic interval carries:
- the fhl2a gene encoding four and a half LIM domains protein 2a, whose protein sequence is MTERYDCHYCKESLFGKKYVLREENPYCVKCYESLYSNTCEECKKPIGCNTRDLSYKDRHWHEDCFKCFQCKRSLVDKPFSTKDEQLLCTECYSNEYSSKCHECKKTIMPGSRKMEHKGNSWHETCFTCQRCQQPIGTKSFIPKDSHNFCVPCYEKQFAMQCVHCKKPITTGGVTYREQPWHKDCFLCTSCKQQLSGQRFTSRDDFAYCLNCFCNLYAKKCASCTTPISGLGGSKYISFEERQWHNDCFNCKKCSVSLVGRGFLTERDDILCPECGKDI